The Streptomyces sp. NBC_00224 genome contains the following window.
GTTCCTGTGTCATGCGCCGCACCCTAGCCACCGGTGCAACCGCGCTCCGGAGGGAGTACGTCTTCCCGTACGCCATGGCATAGGACGACACTGTACGAAAGGCAGGTTCAGGACATGGGCATCGTCAGCTGGATCATCCTCGGCCTGCTCGCCGGAGCAATCGCCAAGATCCTGCTCCCCGGGCGGGACCCGGGCGGCCTGATCGGCACGACGGTCATAGGGATAGCGGGTGCGTTCGTCGGCGGCTGGATCTCGGCCCGCTGGCTGGACCGCCCCGTCACCAACCACTTCTACGACGGCGCCACTTGGGCGGCGGCGGTCGGCGGCTCGCTCGTGCTGCTGATCGCCTACCGCATAGTCTTCGGCAACTCGCGCGACCGCCGCTGAGGCGTCGGCCGGAAGTGCGGCCAGGGGCGCGGCCGGAGGTCACCTGGTCACCCGGTCAACCGGTCAGCTGCTCACGCCTTCAGCCCGGTCTCGCGGAGAGTCAGGTTGAGGCGGCCGCCGGGCAGGCCGGTGATCGCCGGGTCGCCTGTGCCCGGGAGGACCTTCGGTACGCCGTGGTAGGCGAAGCGTGAGGCGCCGCCGAAGACGAAGAGGTCGCCCGAGGCGAGCTCGACATCGGTGTAGGGGCGGCCCCGGTCCTCGGTGTTGCCGAAGCGGAAGAGGCAGCTGTCGCCGACGCTCAGGGAGACCACGGGCGCGCCGGACCGCTCGTCCTTGTCCTGGTGCATCCCCATGCGCGCGTCGCCGTCGTAGAAGTTGATCAGGGCGGTGTCGGGGGAGTACCCGTCCCCGGCGGCGGGGTCGTCGTACGCGTCGGCCACGGCGGCGCGGCCCAGCGCGGCGAGCCAGTCGGGGAAGGGGGCGACGGGGCGGCCGTTCACGTCGTCGGCGGTGCGGGTGTACCGGTAGGGCTGCCAGTGCCAGCCGACGCAGACGGTCTGCACGGACATGACGCCGCCGCCCGGCAGCACGGTGTGCCGGATGGGGACGGGCCCCCGCGCCCACTCCCGGCAGGCGGCCACCAGCTCCCGCTGCCGTTCGGGCGGAAGCCACCCCGGCACGTGCACGGCGCCGGGTGCGACGACGGTGCGCGGCCGGGGGAAGAGGGCG
Protein-coding sequences here:
- a CDS encoding alpha-ketoglutarate-dependent dioxygenase AlkB → MSDALFPRPRTVVAPGAVHVPGWLPPERQRELVAACREWARGPVPIRHTVLPGGGVMSVQTVCVGWHWQPYRYTRTADDVNGRPVAPFPDWLAALGRAAVADAYDDPAAGDGYSPDTALINFYDGDARMGMHQDKDERSGAPVVSLSVGDSCLFRFGNTEDRGRPYTDVELASGDLFVFGGASRFAYHGVPKVLPGTGDPAITGLPGGRLNLTLRETGLKA
- a CDS encoding GlsB/YeaQ/YmgE family stress response membrane protein, whose translation is MGIVSWIILGLLAGAIAKILLPGRDPGGLIGTTVIGIAGAFVGGWISARWLDRPVTNHFYDGATWAAAVGGSLVLLIAYRIVFGNSRDRR